A genome region from Cognatishimia activa includes the following:
- a CDS encoding glutathione S-transferase C-terminal domain-containing protein — protein MGNRTEDKSTQEDQTDAKARRASGEFVRGVSGFRHAIGDPEFPPEPGRYHLFVALNCPWCHRVTLARGVLGLAEAITMDVAFPNRTTEDDPVGPNLWEFSPGRKATLTGSELAECTFDTGTGQTYRLAKQIYQAEGSDEQSVPILYDKVTHRIVNNESAEIIRMLDEHALALGSTHSFDQLPNLRPEGLIDEIDTLNEQIYVTINNGAYKAGFSSDQSVYTQAYVSYFETLSKLDEILSDGRSFLTGEAFTEADLRLFPTLYRHDPVYYLRMKLNGARILDYPNLWRWLCRVFALPGVADSGSLLHCRQGYFGRSWNGVVPLGPFHPMPYPEAYEHPELAAI, from the coding sequence GTGGGAAACCGAACCGAAGACAAATCCACTCAAGAGGATCAAACCGATGCCAAGGCGCGGCGTGCGAGTGGAGAGTTTGTGCGTGGGGTGAGTGGATTTCGCCACGCCATCGGTGATCCCGAGTTTCCGCCTGAACCCGGGCGATATCACCTCTTTGTGGCGCTCAATTGTCCGTGGTGTCATCGGGTTACGTTGGCACGAGGTGTGTTGGGTCTTGCTGAAGCGATCACAATGGACGTCGCCTTCCCAAACCGAACCACCGAAGACGATCCGGTGGGGCCAAACCTTTGGGAGTTTTCACCCGGCCGGAAAGCGACTTTGACAGGCAGTGAGTTGGCTGAGTGCACGTTTGATACAGGAACAGGTCAAACCTATCGACTGGCGAAGCAAATTTATCAGGCGGAGGGGTCTGACGAGCAATCTGTGCCCATTCTCTATGACAAAGTCACGCATAGGATCGTGAACAATGAGAGTGCAGAGATTATTCGAATGCTGGATGAACACGCGCTGGCGCTGGGCAGTACGCACTCGTTTGACCAGCTCCCAAACTTGCGTCCAGAGGGATTGATCGACGAAATCGATACGTTGAACGAGCAGATCTATGTCACGATCAACAACGGCGCCTATAAGGCAGGTTTTTCCTCGGATCAGTCGGTATATACGCAGGCGTATGTTTCGTATTTTGAAACGCTCTCAAAGCTTGATGAGATATTGTCAGATGGTCGAAGTTTTCTCACCGGCGAGGCCTTCACCGAAGCGGACTTGCGTTTGTTCCCAACGCTCTATCGGCATGACCCGGTTTACTACCTGCGCATGAAACTGAACGGAGCGCGGATACTGGATTACCCAAATTTGTGGCGTTGGCTATGCCGTGTTTTTGCTCTTCCAGGTGTCGCCGACAGCGGGTCCTTGTTGCACTGCCGTCAGGGCTATTTCGGACGCTCTTGGAACGGGGTCGTGCCTTTGGGACCGTTTCACCCAATGCCCTATCCCGAAGCCTATGAACATCCAGAATTGGCGGCCATATAG
- a CDS encoding Hint domain-containing protein, whose product MANYIVTEANWNDPNFWQTITSSGSGDTLDFSALADSYSVNIYASHGYISISDGTSSYFVGEDSTGAGVNVRLDPAVELSGFGSITAHGGSSSAFGDSANENFILGDGNDTSAGGDGADTIDGGGGDDRIEGQGGDDSIIGGLGNDSLFGQAGADTIDAGEGNDYVESGSDNDSVIAGAGADTIWASSGDDTIQGGEGADSIYGEGGSDSVDGGGGDDRIATHEGMDTIDGGLGDDWIDAGSDADRVYGGLGNDTISAGGGDDFVEGNEGADSISAGSGHDTVYGGADNDTIDGSSGNDLIFGEGGHDSLLGGDGNDELYGNDGNDVLDGGIGSDTLRGGAGDDTVLGGEGDDFLAGNSGSDYLDGGAGADTIWGGGTADTILGGDGADQIYAQDGADSIVSGADNDRVEAGAGNDTVAAGTGDDTVFGGSGEDSITGGDGADRIFAGDDNDTVDAGDGDDAVYAEAGDDVVFGDAGADTIFGQDGADTVYGGLGDDRILGGTGADSLSGGDGADTVFGEDGDDIVSGGLGNDLVDGNGGNDTVLGGEGDDTLYGAFGDDLLEGGTGADWMEGSEGFDTLIGGDGNDTLEGRQDDDLLQGGAGDDSFVLTDTNYDGIGTIDIGDDTIVGGTGIDVIDASAVQNNGVDVTFNSDGAGTLTDGIDTVEFSEIEGLNLTDNADTIDASAASSGLALDAGDGDDSITGGTGSDTITTGAGSDVIDMNPAAGADVITDFTLDDGTGAPFDVFDVQDLEDADGNPISTKGVSVSDDGNGNALLTFPDGSSVVLQGVTPEQMDKSGLMAAGIPCFVAGTMIETSEGPKAVELLRIGDLVRTMDNGFQPVRWVGLRHILTEELEYAPELKPILIPAGALGNEADLRVSPQHGVKVSDHLVRAKHLVEEAGPEFAFVEDDVDSVTYAHFLCERHEIVFAEGIATETMYPGAGAIAAIGAEAVSEIVAVFPELEPYFSGASNLGEVFGERVRPLAKRSTLRGKTADESLRQCLGLTA is encoded by the coding sequence ATGGCGAACTATATCGTAACCGAGGCAAACTGGAACGATCCGAATTTTTGGCAGACAATAACCTCGTCGGGATCAGGAGACACGCTTGATTTCAGCGCGCTGGCTGACAGCTATTCTGTCAATATTTATGCGAGCCATGGCTACATCTCGATATCCGATGGCACCTCATCCTATTTCGTCGGCGAGGATAGCACAGGCGCAGGAGTGAATGTGCGCCTCGACCCCGCAGTGGAATTGTCGGGTTTTGGCAGCATCACGGCCCATGGCGGATCGAGCTCTGCCTTCGGAGACTCCGCCAACGAAAATTTCATTCTCGGGGATGGCAACGATACATCAGCTGGTGGTGACGGCGCGGACACTATTGACGGTGGCGGCGGCGACGACCGGATCGAGGGGCAAGGCGGCGATGACAGTATCATAGGCGGCCTCGGCAATGACTCTCTATTTGGTCAAGCCGGAGCCGATACGATCGATGCGGGCGAGGGCAACGACTATGTCGAATCTGGCTCGGACAATGACTCTGTCATCGCAGGTGCGGGGGCAGACACCATTTGGGCGTCATCGGGCGACGACACGATCCAGGGTGGCGAGGGCGCTGACAGTATCTATGGCGAAGGCGGCTCTGACTCTGTGGATGGCGGCGGCGGCGACGATAGGATCGCGACCCATGAAGGCATGGACACGATCGACGGCGGCCTCGGGGATGATTGGATCGATGCGGGCAGCGACGCGGATCGCGTTTACGGCGGCCTAGGCAACGATACGATTTCCGCGGGTGGAGGGGACGATTTTGTCGAAGGTAACGAAGGGGCTGACAGCATTTCCGCAGGCAGCGGTCACGACACGGTTTATGGCGGCGCGGACAACGATACCATCGATGGATCCAGCGGCAATGATCTGATCTTTGGCGAGGGTGGCCATGACTCGCTCTTGGGCGGCGACGGAAACGACGAGCTTTACGGAAACGACGGCAACGACGTGCTGGACGGCGGCATCGGCAGCGATACGCTGCGTGGTGGCGCGGGTGACGACACGGTGTTGGGTGGTGAAGGCGACGACTTCCTCGCGGGCAACAGCGGTTCGGATTATCTGGACGGTGGGGCCGGAGCGGATACGATCTGGGGCGGCGGCACGGCTGACACGATCCTTGGCGGCGACGGCGCAGATCAGATCTATGCGCAAGACGGCGCGGACAGCATCGTTTCGGGTGCTGACAATGATCGCGTCGAGGCTGGTGCAGGCAACGATACAGTCGCGGCAGGCACGGGTGATGACACAGTTTTTGGCGGCTCGGGCGAGGACTCGATCACCGGGGGTGACGGTGCGGACCGCATATTCGCCGGGGATGACAACGACACCGTTGATGCCGGCGATGGAGACGACGCTGTTTATGCCGAAGCCGGAGACGACGTTGTCTTCGGCGATGCCGGTGCAGACACAATCTTTGGTCAGGACGGGGCAGACACGGTTTACGGAGGCCTCGGGGATGATCGCATCCTTGGTGGCACCGGAGCGGATTCCCTAAGTGGCGGCGATGGCGCGGACACCGTCTTTGGCGAAGATGGTGACGATATTGTGTCTGGCGGTCTTGGTAACGATCTTGTGGATGGCAACGGCGGCAATGACACCGTTTTGGGTGGCGAGGGTGACGACACTCTGTATGGGGCCTTCGGCGATGACCTGCTTGAGGGCGGCACAGGTGCCGATTGGATGGAGGGCAGCGAGGGCTTTGACACCCTGATTGGCGGCGATGGCAATGATACGCTGGAGGGGCGTCAGGACGACGACTTGCTTCAGGGTGGCGCAGGCGATGACAGTTTTGTTCTGACCGACACCAACTATGATGGCATTGGGACCATCGATATAGGGGATGACACAATCGTCGGGGGAACCGGCATTGATGTGATCGATGCCTCTGCCGTCCAAAACAATGGTGTCGATGTGACGTTTAACAGCGACGGTGCGGGCACTCTGACAGATGGCATCGATACAGTCGAGTTCTCTGAAATCGAAGGGCTGAACCTAACTGACAATGCGGACACCATCGATGCCTCCGCTGCCTCGAGCGGGCTGGCACTCGACGCCGGGGATGGGGACGACAGCATCACGGGCGGAACTGGCAGCGACACCATCACGACGGGTGCAGGATCGGATGTGATCGATATGAACCCCGCCGCCGGGGCCGATGTCATTACCGACTTTACGCTAGACGACGGCACCGGCGCGCCATTCGACGTTTTTGATGTTCAGGATCTCGAAGACGCGGACGGCAACCCGATCAGCACCAAGGGCGTATCCGTCTCGGACGACGGAAACGGCAACGCGCTTTTGACTTTCCCAGATGGTTCCTCGGTTGTCTTGCAGGGTGTCACGCCAGAGCAAATGGACAAAAGCGGCCTGATGGCCGCAGGCATTCCCTGCTTTGTGGCGGGGACTATGATCGAGACGAGTGAAGGACCGAAGGCCGTCGAATTGCTGCGCATCGGCGATCTGGTGCGCACAATGGACAACGGTTTTCAGCCTGTGCGCTGGGTGGGCTTAAGGCATATTCTGACCGAGGAACTAGAATACGCGCCAGAGCTAAAGCCGATCTTGATCCCCGCAGGCGCTTTGGGCAACGAGGCCGATCTTCGCGTGTCGCCACAGCATGGGGTGAAAGTCTCGGATCACCTGGTCAGAGCCAAGCATCTTGTCGAAGAGGCTGGGCCAGAGTTTGCTTTTGTCGAGGATGATGTAGATTCTGTGACCTACGCGCATTTCCTCTGTGAGCGGCACGAAATCGTCTTTGCCGAAGGTATTGCGACGGAAACCATGTATCCGGGCGCAGGCGCGATTGCGGCGATCGGGGCAGAGGCGGTCTCGGAAATCGTGGCGGTTTTCCCAGAACTGGAGCCATATTTTTCGGGCGCATCCAATCTCGGCGAAGTTTTTGGCGAGCGTGTTCGACCTTTGGCAAAGCGCAGCACTCTGCGTGGCAAAACCGCCGATGAATCTCTGCGTCAGTGTCTGGGTTTGACGGCCTGA
- a CDS encoding IclR family transcriptional regulator, translating to MSTPLNGSVLKAFSILGLFSKDRPEITANSVASELGTNVATAHRFLLTLESIGVLVSYRRGYFALGGTIEELGRLAESVNPISTKVQPIINEVAREIRESVMVCRLGRRGPTCIAVAVSDQPISVKTDIGTVLPIDVTAHGRLWLTHMSKADRAHWLKGTSNDLDDELAKIKSQGFAQNQGDNEPDLGAVAVPVFGHDGKLAMTVSVFGMLSRFNDSLVSRSVTSLKQAARAISG from the coding sequence ATGAGCACGCCATTAAACGGATCGGTCCTGAAGGCCTTTTCCATCCTGGGACTGTTTTCCAAAGACCGGCCCGAAATCACTGCAAATTCAGTGGCCTCTGAACTTGGAACAAATGTCGCGACGGCGCATCGGTTTTTGCTGACGCTGGAGTCGATTGGCGTCCTGGTCAGCTATCGTCGCGGCTATTTCGCACTTGGTGGAACCATCGAAGAACTGGGTCGGCTGGCAGAATCGGTCAACCCGATCTCGACCAAAGTGCAGCCCATTATCAACGAGGTCGCGCGCGAGATTCGCGAATCCGTCATGGTCTGCCGATTGGGCCGCCGAGGGCCAACCTGCATCGCCGTTGCAGTCTCTGATCAACCTATTTCGGTCAAAACAGATATCGGGACAGTCCTGCCAATAGATGTGACCGCGCACGGGCGCTTGTGGCTGACGCATATGTCCAAAGCGGATCGCGCCCATTGGCTGAAAGGCACATCAAACGACCTCGACGACGAGCTGGCCAAGATCAAATCCCAAGGGTTCGCGCAAAACCAAGGTGACAATGAACCCGACCTAGGGGCAGTTGCCGTTCCTGTCTTTGGTCACGATGGCAAGCTGGCAATGACCGTCAGCGTCTTTGGCATGTTGAGCCGTTTCAATGACTCGCTCGTGTCCCGCTCCGTCACATCGCTGAAACAGGCCGCACGTGCGATAAGCGGCTAA
- a CDS encoding aldehyde dehydrogenase → MTKVLNVDHLIDGESVASESGSTFERKSPVTGEVVTIAAAGKAGDVDRAVMAADAAFETWSVTGPNTRRSILNACADALEARSADIAALGAAETGGTAGWIGFNVMLASRIMREAAAMTTQIKGEIIPSDKPGCLSMAIREPIGVLVGMAPWNAPVILGVRCFAMAIACGNTVVMKASEKCPGLHRLIGDAMVEGGLPKGVLNIISHAAEDGPEIVNALIDHPLTRRINFTGSTRVGQIIAERAAKHLKPCLLELGGKAPLIVLDDADIGGAVNAANFGAFMNQGQICMSTEKVVLVPEIAEEFVAAFKAKAESMVVGAPTEQVHIASVVDIDTIHHVKSLIEDAVSKGATVVTGGVPESGSIMAPTIVDGVTPEMDIYAAESFGPVTTVIRAKNTEDAVRIANDTEYGLTAAVHGRNTRRAFDIARQLKTGIAHVNGPTVADEAQIPFGGVKASGYGRFGGTAGIDAFTELRWITIEDADQHYPI, encoded by the coding sequence ATGACCAAAGTTCTTAATGTGGATCACCTGATTGACGGTGAGTCGGTTGCGTCTGAGTCGGGATCGACTTTCGAGCGCAAGTCTCCGGTGACCGGAGAGGTCGTGACCATCGCGGCTGCGGGGAAAGCCGGGGATGTCGATCGCGCGGTCATGGCCGCGGATGCCGCGTTTGAGACTTGGTCGGTGACTGGCCCCAATACGCGCCGGTCGATTTTGAACGCTTGCGCGGATGCTCTGGAAGCGCGCTCCGCTGATATTGCGGCCCTTGGCGCTGCAGAGACAGGCGGCACCGCGGGCTGGATCGGGTTTAACGTCATGCTGGCCTCCCGCATTATGCGCGAAGCCGCAGCGATGACGACCCAGATCAAGGGCGAGATTATTCCTTCCGATAAACCGGGCTGCCTCTCAATGGCGATCCGTGAACCGATTGGTGTGCTTGTGGGCATGGCCCCTTGGAATGCGCCGGTTATTCTGGGTGTGCGTTGTTTCGCTATGGCGATTGCCTGCGGCAATACAGTCGTGATGAAAGCGTCAGAGAAATGCCCGGGCCTGCATCGTTTGATCGGTGATGCAATGGTGGAAGGTGGGCTGCCGAAGGGCGTGCTCAATATCATCTCTCACGCAGCAGAGGACGGCCCAGAGATCGTGAACGCTCTGATCGATCATCCGCTGACACGTCGCATCAACTTTACCGGTTCGACCCGCGTTGGTCAGATCATTGCAGAACGGGCGGCGAAACATCTGAAGCCTTGCCTGCTGGAACTGGGTGGCAAAGCGCCGCTGATTGTTCTGGACGATGCCGACATTGGCGGCGCTGTGAACGCGGCCAACTTCGGGGCGTTCATGAACCAGGGGCAGATCTGCATGTCGACCGAGAAAGTCGTTCTGGTACCTGAAATCGCCGAGGAATTTGTTGCCGCTTTCAAGGCGAAAGCGGAGAGCATGGTTGTTGGCGCGCCGACTGAACAAGTTCACATTGCCTCGGTCGTTGATATCGATACCATTCATCATGTGAAGTCATTGATTGAAGATGCAGTTTCCAAAGGCGCAACCGTTGTCACCGGTGGCGTGCCAGAGAGCGGCTCGATCATGGCGCCAACCATCGTAGACGGAGTGACACCCGAGATGGATATCTACGCGGCAGAGAGCTTTGGTCCTGTGACCACTGTGATCCGGGCGAAAAACACCGAGGACGCTGTGCGGATTGCCAATGACACAGAATACGGTCTGACCGCCGCTGTGCATGGCCGCAACACCCGTCGTGCCTTTGATATTGCGCGTCAGCTGAAAACCGGGATTGCGCATGTGAACGGCCCGACGGTCGCGGATGAAGCGCAGATACCATTCGGTGGCGTGAAGGCGTCTGGCTATGGCCGTTTCGGGGGCACCGCCGGAATCGATGCCTTCACCGAGTTGCGCTGGATCACCATCGAAGACGCTGACCAACACTACCCAATTTGA
- a CDS encoding thiamine pyrophosphate-requiring protein, whose protein sequence is MTKETVTAGGAIFGKMKALGIEYVFTNSGTDFPPIIEGLIEANQKGIDLPTPITVPHEMVAVGMAHGYYQISGKIQAVMLHTNVGLSNGATGVINANCDHIPMLLMSGRTPVMEKDRFGARTVPIGWGQEMYDQTALVREVAKWEYELKFPEQISDLFDRGWAISNSTPKGPIYMSLPREVLCEQTPPEGLDQPSIMAPVIAAPDRASLARAAELLAGAKNPLIISQRGAGTQEGFDALSDFVTDWALPLNHYWANQISIPLDHPMQTGWAPEALLAEADVVLVINSLAPWFPDKVTLRDDVKVIQMGPDPLFTRTPVRNFKADVTVVGETADTIFALAEAMKDLPRDEAALDARREKITAISKARQDRVLEEARNGERGPMTKEWVSLCLGQAIRASGKKASVYHELGCPLEPLNLNQHQGYFQEPHSGGLGWGVPAAIGAQLADRDRLVFATVGDGSYMFANPTVCHQVLEALELPLIILVLNNEEWGAVRHSVQGLYKGGLAAKSNEVPLTSLKPSPDFTQTASASRAYTETVTTGSELPAALDRAIKVATEEKRQVLFNIAIEPTAVH, encoded by the coding sequence ATGACAAAAGAGACAGTCACCGCGGGTGGCGCGATCTTCGGCAAGATGAAGGCCTTGGGGATTGAGTATGTCTTTACCAACTCCGGCACCGACTTCCCGCCGATCATCGAGGGTCTGATCGAAGCCAACCAGAAAGGCATCGATCTGCCGACCCCGATCACTGTCCCGCATGAGATGGTGGCCGTCGGTATGGCGCATGGCTACTACCAGATCTCTGGCAAGATCCAGGCCGTGATGCTGCACACCAATGTGGGTCTGTCCAATGGTGCAACCGGCGTGATCAACGCCAATTGCGATCACATCCCGATGCTGTTGATGTCTGGCCGGACGCCCGTGATGGAGAAAGACCGCTTTGGCGCGCGCACCGTGCCAATCGGCTGGGGTCAGGAAATGTATGACCAGACCGCCCTCGTGCGGGAAGTCGCGAAGTGGGAATATGAACTGAAGTTCCCAGAGCAGATCTCTGACCTCTTTGACCGCGGCTGGGCGATCTCGAATTCGACGCCCAAAGGCCCAATCTACATGAGCCTCCCGCGTGAGGTGCTGTGTGAGCAGACGCCGCCGGAAGGGCTGGATCAGCCATCCATCATGGCCCCTGTGATCGCAGCACCGGATCGCGCGTCCTTGGCGCGAGCGGCTGAGTTGCTGGCAGGCGCAAAAAATCCGCTGATCATCAGTCAGCGCGGCGCTGGCACCCAAGAAGGGTTTGACGCCCTCAGCGACTTTGTCACCGACTGGGCGCTGCCGTTGAACCACTATTGGGCGAACCAGATCTCTATTCCACTGGATCACCCGATGCAGACCGGCTGGGCGCCTGAAGCGCTTTTGGCTGAGGCAGATGTGGTGCTGGTGATCAACAGCCTCGCACCTTGGTTCCCTGACAAAGTCACCCTGCGCGATGATGTCAAAGTGATCCAAATGGGACCGGATCCTTTGTTCACACGTACGCCTGTGCGCAACTTCAAGGCGGACGTTACCGTCGTAGGTGAAACCGCCGATACGATCTTTGCATTGGCCGAGGCTATGAAAGACCTGCCGCGCGACGAAGCTGCCTTGGATGCGCGCCGCGAAAAGATCACCGCGATCAGCAAAGCGCGTCAGGACAGAGTCTTAGAAGAGGCACGCAACGGCGAGCGGGGCCCGATGACCAAAGAATGGGTCAGTCTGTGTCTGGGTCAGGCCATCCGCGCCTCTGGCAAAAAGGCGAGTGTGTATCACGAGCTCGGCTGCCCGCTGGAGCCTCTGAACCTGAACCAACACCAAGGCTATTTCCAGGAGCCGCATTCCGGGGGGCTGGGCTGGGGTGTACCGGCCGCAATTGGTGCGCAGCTGGCGGATCGGGACCGTCTGGTTTTTGCCACCGTAGGTGACGGCAGCTACATGTTCGCCAATCCGACAGTGTGCCACCAAGTGCTCGAAGCGCTTGAGCTGCCCTTGATTATTCTGGTGCTGAACAATGAAGAATGGGGTGCCGTGCGTCACTCTGTTCAGGGGCTCTATAAAGGCGGGCTCGCTGCGAAATCCAACGAGGTTCCGCTGACGTCGCTGAAGCCAAGCCCAGACTTTACCCAAACCGCAAGCGCCAGCCGCGCTTACACCGAAACAGTCACCACCGGCTCTGAGTTGCCGGCGGCTCTGGACAGGGCCATCAAAGTCGCCACCGAGGAAAAGCGACAGGTCCTGTTCAACATCGCAATCGAACCCACTGCGGTTCACTAG
- a CDS encoding TRAP transporter substrate-binding protein yields the protein MSIFTKTLAGAAALATFAVTAQADELKLAHFSSPKYHLHNEMFLPLADKIAAATNGETTIRVYPGGELGAGPVKQYDRVIDGVADIVYGLPGYTASQFKQSLMVELPGMVVGYDTPPQAIWDNIDMLDKEFRRTKLLGLWNAQEAVLLTAEKPIRALSDLEGLKIRVPSKNTGRVIEAWGATPVSMPITQVYTSMETGVIDGVLVDPSVLHSFKLGEVTKYVTKGMNATNSLFMLVMNRDSWNDLDAETQAKLDGMTGAEMSEGGRVTMDNAATKALTDWAAEGGEVIELSAEAAAEFNAASDVLAGEVTAELEGDGVNAVAWSAALKK from the coding sequence ATGTCTATTTTCACGAAAACCCTCGCAGGTGCAGCAGCCCTTGCGACCTTTGCAGTCACTGCTCAAGCCGATGAGCTGAAGCTGGCGCATTTCTCGTCGCCAAAATACCATCTGCACAATGAAATGTTCCTGCCTCTTGCGGACAAAATTGCTGCGGCAACAAACGGCGAGACCACTATCCGCGTCTATCCTGGCGGTGAATTGGGTGCAGGCCCGGTCAAGCAATACGACCGCGTGATCGACGGCGTTGCGGACATTGTATATGGCCTCCCAGGCTACACGGCGTCTCAGTTCAAACAGTCTCTGATGGTTGAACTTCCAGGTATGGTCGTGGGCTACGACACGCCGCCCCAAGCGATCTGGGACAATATCGACATGCTCGACAAAGAATTCCGTCGCACAAAGTTGCTGGGTCTTTGGAACGCGCAAGAAGCCGTTCTTTTGACTGCAGAAAAGCCAATCCGGGCCCTGTCTGATCTGGAAGGCCTGAAAATTCGGGTTCCGTCTAAAAATACGGGTCGTGTGATCGAGGCTTGGGGCGCGACACCAGTGTCTATGCCGATCACTCAGGTTTATACCTCTATGGAAACCGGTGTTATCGACGGCGTTCTTGTAGACCCTTCCGTTCTGCACAGCTTCAAGCTGGGTGAAGTGACCAAATATGTCACCAAGGGCATGAATGCGACCAACTCTCTGTTCATGCTGGTTATGAACCGTGACAGCTGGAACGATCTGGATGCGGAAACGCAGGCGAAACTGGATGGTATGACAGGCGCTGAAATGTCCGAAGGTGGCCGCGTGACCATGGACAACGCGGCAACCAAAGCCTTGACCGATTGGGCTGCCGAAGGTGGTGAAGTGATCGAACTGTCCGCCGAAGCCGCTGCCGAATTCAACGCAGCCTCTGACGTTCTGGCAGGTGAAGTTACTGCTGAACTCGAAGGTGACGGCGTGAATGCGGTCGCTTGGTCCGCAGCTCTGAAGAAGTAA
- a CDS encoding TRAP transporter small permease, giving the protein MSASEQLGAQGGTLERVFRFAALLGGIVLFAIMILVSVAVFFRYVLNQPILGNQELVEIGMAVVVMLAMPYTSLKGQHIRVDIFDDMLGDVGRFFCDLVSRSIGVFVLYLLVQKAWDKALDAYEYEDVTNMIEIPVWIAYGAITAGMGLFACVLVLKIISQIRHGVRGYE; this is encoded by the coding sequence ATGTCGGCTTCCGAACAACTCGGCGCTCAAGGGGGAACCCTTGAGCGTGTTTTCCGCTTCGCGGCCCTGCTTGGCGGTATCGTGCTCTTTGCGATCATGATCCTTGTCTCGGTGGCCGTCTTCTTTCGCTATGTTCTCAACCAGCCGATCCTGGGTAACCAAGAGCTGGTCGAGATCGGAATGGCCGTCGTTGTGATGCTGGCGATGCCCTACACCTCGCTCAAGGGCCAACACATTCGCGTGGACATCTTTGACGATATGCTCGGCGATGTGGGCCGTTTCTTTTGTGATCTCGTGTCGCGCAGTATTGGCGTTTTTGTTCTGTATCTGTTGGTGCAAAAAGCCTGGGACAAAGCTTTGGACGCCTATGAGTACGAAGACGTCACCAATATGATCGAGATCCCGGTCTGGATTGCCTATGGCGCGATCACGGCAGGCATGGGCCTTTTTGCCTGTGTCTTGGTCCTTAAGATCATTTCCCAAATTCGCCATGGAGTGCGTGGATATGAGTGA
- a CDS encoding TRAP transporter large permease — translation MSETLIGVLGIAALFVGLLIRLPVGMALLAIGMGGIWVMDGSRAAIATMSSETYSSVTSYGLSVIPLFVLMGNVAGAAGYSQRLYEAAHAWVGRFRGGLASSTVMGCAAFAAVSGSSVATAVTIGKVALPEMKRFNYSDGLATGSVAAGGTLGILIPPSTGFVLYAILTEESIGKLFIAGIVPGLLLSALFVLVIIGITLFKPEEGPAGPITSMAEKLGASVSALPLISVILVSIGGIYLGVFTPVEAAGVGAFMVTVLALVTGKLKFGHFPDILIETVTMTAMLYLIIIGAHVFGPFLALTHIPETLANGLESLGLGKYGTLLLILIAYIILGMFFDGLAMLVVTLPVVFPIITGLGFDPIWFGVIAVIVIEMGLITPPVGINVFVVKGVAADVPMSTIFRGVFPFWLAMAACLLLLVLFPQIALFLPEQMK, via the coding sequence ATGAGTGAGACTTTAATCGGCGTCCTCGGCATCGCAGCGCTATTTGTCGGGCTGCTGATCCGCCTTCCGGTCGGCATGGCACTTTTGGCCATCGGAATGGGAGGGATTTGGGTCATGGACGGCTCGCGTGCCGCGATCGCGACCATGTCGTCAGAGACCTATTCTTCGGTCACTTCTTATGGCCTGTCGGTCATTCCATTGTTTGTTTTGATGGGCAATGTGGCTGGGGCTGCGGGCTATTCGCAGCGCCTTTATGAGGCCGCACACGCTTGGGTCGGACGCTTCCGCGGCGGGCTCGCGTCCTCGACCGTCATGGGCTGTGCAGCCTTTGCGGCGGTCAGCGGGTCGTCCGTTGCGACGGCTGTGACCATCGGCAAGGTGGCTCTGCCAGAAATGAAGCGGTTCAATTATTCTGACGGTCTGGCAACTGGCTCTGTGGCCGCGGGTGGTACGTTGGGGATCCTGATCCCGCCGTCTACGGGCTTTGTGCTTTATGCAATCCTGACGGAAGAAAGCATCGGCAAGCTGTTCATTGCGGGCATTGTCCCGGGTCTACTGTTGTCGGCGCTTTTTGTTCTGGTGATCATCGGCATCACGCTCTTTAAGCCAGAGGAAGGCCCCGCTGGTCCGATCACCTCCATGGCGGAAAAACTTGGTGCCTCGGTGAGCGCGCTGCCTTTGATCTCGGTGATCCTGGTGTCCATTGGCGGTATCTATCTTGGTGTCTTTACACCAGTAGAAGCTGCAGGCGTGGGGGCCTTCATGGTGACTGTGCTGGCCTTGGTCACGGGCAAGCTGAAATTCGGGCACTTCCCCGACATTCTGATCGAGACCGTGACGATGACGGCGATGCTCTATCTGATCATCATCGGGGCGCATGTCTTTGGCCCGTTCTTGGCGCTGACCCATATTCCTGAAACGCTGGCCAATGGGCTTGAGTCTTTGGGTCTGGGCAAATACGGCACGCTGCTGCTGATCCTGATCGCCTATATCATTCTGGGCATGTTCTTTGATGGCCTGGCGATGCTGGTTGTGACGCTTCCGGTGGTCTTCCCGATCATCACTGGTCTGGGTTTTGACCCGATCTGGTTTGGCGTTATCGCGGTGATCGTGATCGAGATGGGTCTCATCACACCGCCTGTTGGCATCAACGTCTTTGTGGTGAAAGGCGTCGCCGCAGACGTTCCGATGTCGACAATCTTCCGCGGGGTTTTCCCGTTCTGGTTGGCAATGGCTGCTTGCTTGCTGCTGTTGGTGCTCTTCCCTCAGATTGCTCTCTTCCTTCCCGAGCAAATGAAATAG